A single region of the Corynebacterium halotolerans YIM 70093 = DSM 44683 genome encodes:
- a CDS encoding CopG family transcriptional regulator: MYNIKLPVELHRRAKMQAFKEDRTMKDIIVELLRDYLDEHEE, encoded by the coding sequence ATGTACAACATCAAACTGCCCGTCGAACTCCATCGTCGCGCGAAGATGCAGGCATTTAAGGAGGACCGCACGATGAAGGACATCATCGTGGAGCTACTACGGGATTACCTCGACGAACACGAGGAATGA
- a CDS encoding DMT family transporter — protein sequence MSTKQGTAPVRAVGCAVIVWGIWTLFSRDALPSGRRQWRHTILTALLMQVAYQAAFFVALDQEINPGMLALIVSAQPLITAVLTGTRPRVTWLILAVGLTGVGLAVAADIDLTNPGAVGGYLAAVIALLAITVGTLTQKSNSEVGVWANLAIQSTIAVAVFVVALPIVGLGTWEPGWRFVGAATWMVLVVSVGATALLYSMVGKRDAVSVTSLFFLVPAVTAVLDFIVNGTTLPLLTILGFGLTIGALIMIQRQPTFSLRKVEHA from the coding sequence GTGTCCACCAAACAGGGGACGGCCCCCGTCCGAGCTGTCGGTTGCGCCGTCATCGTCTGGGGTATCTGGACGCTTTTCTCGCGTGACGCGCTGCCGTCCGGGCGGCGGCAGTGGCGACACACCATACTCACGGCCCTGTTGATGCAAGTTGCATATCAGGCTGCGTTTTTCGTCGCATTAGACCAGGAGATCAACCCCGGGATGCTGGCGTTGATTGTGTCCGCCCAGCCACTGATCACCGCCGTATTGACTGGAACCCGCCCTCGTGTGACGTGGCTGATCTTGGCGGTCGGTCTGACCGGGGTGGGACTGGCTGTGGCCGCAGACATTGATCTGACAAACCCGGGTGCTGTGGGCGGTTACCTCGCGGCAGTCATCGCGCTGCTCGCGATCACCGTGGGGACACTGACGCAAAAGTCCAACTCTGAGGTGGGCGTGTGGGCGAACCTGGCTATTCAGTCTACGATCGCCGTCGCCGTATTCGTGGTGGCGTTGCCTATTGTCGGCCTCGGTACCTGGGAGCCAGGGTGGCGTTTTGTAGGAGCTGCGACCTGGATGGTGCTGGTCGTCAGCGTTGGTGCGACCGCCCTGTTGTATTCCATGGTTGGCAAGCGAGATGCGGTGTCTGTGACTAGCCTGTTCTTCCTTGTTCCCGCAGTTACCGCTGTACTCGACTTCATCGTCAACGGCACCACTTTGCCCCTGCTGACGATTCTCGGTTTCGGGCTAACGATCGGAGCCCTGATCATGATCCAACGCCAACCAACTTTCTCTTTGAGGAAAGTAGAGCACGCGTAG
- a CDS encoding recombinase family protein — translation MRVSTGDQDARLQHDALTAAGYYRIFTDTASGSLQSRPELDKLLDQLRPGDTLVVWRLDRLGRSIRHLIDQLAGLQERGMEFRSLQENIDTSSSEGRLVFHIFASLAEFERDLIRERTNAGLEAARARGRVGGRPPLLSGDKLRTARQLYEQKDMTVAQIGEVLGVSRTTVYRALRKDTKSLPTRQKKSPETT, via the coding sequence CTGCGGGTCTCCACCGGCGACCAGGACGCCCGACTCCAACACGACGCACTCACCGCAGCCGGCTACTACCGGATCTTCACCGACACCGCCTCCGGCTCGTTGCAGTCGCGTCCCGAACTCGACAAGCTGCTTGATCAACTCCGCCCCGGTGACACCCTCGTGGTGTGGCGGCTTGATCGGTTGGGCCGCTCGATTAGGCATTTGATTGATCAGCTCGCCGGACTCCAGGAGCGTGGGATGGAGTTTCGGTCTTTGCAGGAAAACATCGACACCTCCTCCTCGGAAGGGCGGCTGGTGTTCCACATCTTCGCCTCGCTCGCCGAGTTCGAACGCGACCTCATTAGGGAGCGCACCAACGCCGGGTTGGAGGCCGCCCGGGCGAGGGGCCGGGTAGGTGGCCGACCGCCACTACTCAGTGGGGACAAACTGCGCACCGCCCGGCAACTCTATGAGCAGAAGGATATGACCGTCGCCCAGATCGGCGAGGTCCTCGGTGTCAGTCGCACCACCGTGTATCGAGCACTGCGCAAAGACACTAAGTCCCTGCCTACGCGGCAGAAGAAATCCCCGGAGACCACTTGA
- a CDS encoding recombinase family protein: MDIGYARVSTAKQDLDRQIDALRQEGIADKYIYVDKKSGSTTNRPGLQQALDQARAGDVIVVHTLDRLGRTVRDTLNLIHDLQGREVGVRTLADPIKVDSSNPNDPMAQLSVVILSLFGQMERTYAIERAAHARAVAEAKGKRVGRPSVVDPDKLRYAEHLRNEGFSMSKIVEKTGITRSSLYRHLPPRPVETHTAEGNA, encoded by the coding sequence ATGGATATTGGTTACGCTCGGGTTTCCACCGCGAAACAAGACCTCGACCGCCAGATCGACGCCTTGCGCCAGGAAGGTATTGCCGACAAATACATCTACGTCGACAAGAAATCCGGGTCCACCACCAACCGTCCCGGACTCCAGCAAGCACTCGACCAAGCCCGCGCGGGTGATGTCATCGTCGTCCACACCCTCGACCGGCTGGGGCGCACCGTGCGCGACACGCTCAACCTCATCCATGATCTTCAGGGGCGTGAGGTCGGAGTACGCACTCTCGCCGATCCGATCAAGGTTGATTCCTCCAACCCGAATGATCCGATGGCCCAACTATCGGTAGTGATCCTCTCGCTGTTCGGGCAGATGGAGCGCACCTACGCCATCGAGCGCGCGGCCCATGCCCGGGCCGTGGCCGAAGCTAAGGGAAAGCGGGTGGGCCGGCCCAGTGTCGTGGACCCGGACAAGCTCCGCTACGCAGAACACCTACGCAACGAGGGCTTCTCCATGAGCAAGATCGTGGAGAAGACCGGTATCACCCGCTCCAGCCTCTACCGACATCTCCCGCCCCGGCCGGTAGAGACCCACACCGCCGAAGGCAACGCCTGA
- a CDS encoding GmrSD restriction endonuclease domain-containing protein: MAALETLEVKGRAPKTGYDRDQFGPRWADTDHNGCDTRNDILARDLEFETFRPGTQDCVVLTGVLDDPYTATEIHFLRGQDTSTQVQVDHVVALSDAWQKDAQQLDETTRTAFANDPLNLLAVDGPANAQKGDGDAATWLPANRSFRCDYVSRQIAVKAHYDLWVTSAEKDAMGRVLSNCPDQVLPTDQTAATVYEIDTTATQYPTPAVAEPTPVVESPVAEPTTVAPTPTSMDPRFTSCAKAKDAGYGPYTAGIDPEYDWYRDGDNDGTTCE, encoded by the coding sequence ATGGCAGCACTCGAGACCCTGGAGGTCAAAGGCCGGGCCCCGAAGACCGGGTATGACCGCGATCAGTTCGGGCCCCGCTGGGCTGATACCGACCACAACGGCTGCGACACCCGCAACGACATCCTTGCCCGCGACCTGGAGTTCGAGACCTTCCGGCCCGGCACCCAGGACTGCGTGGTCCTCACCGGGGTGCTCGACGATCCGTACACCGCCACCGAAATCCACTTCCTCCGCGGCCAGGACACCTCCACTCAGGTGCAGGTCGACCACGTCGTCGCTCTGTCCGATGCCTGGCAGAAGGACGCCCAGCAACTCGACGAGACCACCCGCACCGCGTTTGCCAACGACCCGCTGAACCTGCTGGCCGTCGACGGGCCCGCCAACGCCCAAAAAGGCGACGGCGATGCTGCGACCTGGCTGCCGGCCAACCGGTCGTTCCGCTGTGACTACGTCTCCCGCCAGATCGCGGTGAAGGCCCACTACGACCTGTGGGTCACCAGTGCAGAGAAAGACGCCATGGGCAGGGTGCTGTCGAACTGCCCCGACCAGGTACTGCCCACCGATCAGACCGCGGCCACGGTGTACGAGATCGACACCACCGCCACCCAATACCCGACTCCCGCAGTCGCCGAGCCAACACCGGTCGTGGAATCCCCGGTGGCAGAGCCGACGACTGTGGCCCCCACACCGACGAGTATGGATCCACGGTTCACCAGCTGCGCGAAGGCCAAAGACGCCGGATACGGTCCCTACACCGCCGGAATCGACCCCGAATACGACTGGTACCGCGACGGCGACAACGACGGCACCACCTGCGAATAA
- a CDS encoding N-6 DNA methylase, giving the protein MPELEALFEIDTPALRKARGAYFTPEGISRFISTWAIRCGDDRVMEPSAGDAAFMVAAVERLKNLADNPDASPLIEGVEIHEHSARIGHERVIVAGGTPDITVSDFFTVSPEPVYDAVIGNPPYIRYQDFSGTSRTIAAEAALRAGVRLSRLASSWAAFVIHSALFLKPGGRLGLVLPAELMSVNYAAPVRQFLFDNFADIQLVLFDEQVFPDAEADVVLLLADGYGQGPTGEASVRLTKNAESLASLSDEAVSWTPPTASGKWTGSLAGATALEALQALSAQDAFVGLQTWGETTLGIVTGSNKYFALSPQRVIQVGLSHSDTLPLSPPGSAHLRGLALTTQQLQRLGQEGKSTRLFYPKQPLSPAAAAYIQAGQDTGVDTAYKCRVRKVWYQVPLIPPADLLLTCMNADTPRLTTNEAKAHHLNSVHGVYLAEDHRELGCELLPLASVNSVTLLHAEIVGRAYGGGVLKLEPREADVWLTPSPDLVAANAHALRGVKDQVGTLLAAGQLLDAVQVVDDVLFHSSDGVALRYLDAVREARERMAHRRSARGASGR; this is encoded by the coding sequence ATGCCTGAATTGGAAGCCTTGTTCGAGATTGATACGCCTGCTCTTCGCAAGGCACGTGGGGCTTACTTCACTCCCGAAGGAATTTCCCGTTTCATCTCCACCTGGGCTATCCGCTGCGGTGATGACCGTGTGATGGAGCCGTCGGCAGGTGATGCTGCCTTCATGGTGGCGGCTGTAGAACGACTGAAGAACCTGGCGGACAATCCAGACGCTTCACCTCTTATCGAGGGCGTGGAGATCCACGAGCACAGTGCTCGGATTGGTCACGAGCGAGTCATAGTCGCAGGTGGAACTCCGGACATCACTGTTAGTGATTTCTTTACGGTCTCTCCGGAACCGGTATACGACGCCGTGATCGGCAATCCACCGTATATCCGCTACCAGGACTTTTCTGGCACTTCCCGGACAATAGCCGCGGAGGCGGCGCTGCGGGCCGGTGTGCGCCTGTCTCGTCTGGCTTCGAGTTGGGCGGCCTTTGTCATCCACTCTGCACTGTTTCTCAAGCCCGGGGGTCGGCTCGGCCTCGTACTGCCCGCTGAGTTGATGAGTGTCAACTATGCGGCGCCGGTGCGGCAGTTCCTCTTCGACAACTTCGCGGATATCCAGCTTGTCTTGTTTGATGAGCAGGTCTTCCCGGATGCCGAAGCTGATGTGGTGTTGCTCCTGGCTGATGGCTACGGCCAGGGACCCACGGGGGAAGCTTCTGTCCGGTTAACCAAGAACGCCGAAAGCCTAGCCTCCCTCAGTGATGAGGCTGTGTCCTGGACCCCGCCCACGGCGTCGGGGAAGTGGACCGGCAGCCTTGCTGGCGCGACTGCACTGGAGGCGCTGCAGGCCTTATCCGCCCAGGACGCCTTCGTGGGTCTGCAGACCTGGGGTGAGACGACGCTGGGCATCGTCACCGGCAGCAACAAGTATTTTGCTTTGTCACCCCAACGGGTCATCCAAGTGGGATTATCTCACAGTGACACCCTCCCGCTGTCTCCTCCCGGTAGTGCCCACCTTCGGGGTCTGGCATTGACGACCCAGCAACTTCAGCGTCTGGGCCAGGAAGGGAAGTCCACCCGCCTGTTCTACCCCAAGCAGCCCCTGTCCCCGGCCGCTGCGGCCTATATCCAGGCCGGCCAGGACACCGGGGTCGACACTGCCTATAAATGCCGTGTCCGCAAGGTCTGGTACCAGGTCCCTCTGATCCCACCGGCAGATCTTCTCCTGACCTGCATGAATGCGGATACCCCACGGTTGACGACCAATGAGGCCAAGGCGCACCATCTCAACTCTGTCCATGGTGTGTACCTGGCAGAAGACCACCGGGAGCTGGGATGTGAACTGCTTCCCCTGGCCAGCGTGAACTCAGTGACGCTGCTGCATGCCGAGATCGTCGGACGCGCCTATGGCGGTGGGGTCCTGAAACTAGAGCCTCGCGAGGCAGATGTGTGGCTGACTCCTTCCCCTGATCTGGTGGCAGCTAACGCTCACGCGTTGAGAGGCGTCAAAGATCAGGTGGGCACGCTCCTGGCCGCCGGACAACTTCTCGATGCCGTCCAGGTTGTCGACGACGTGCTCTTCCACAGCAGTGATGGGGTCGCGCTGCGATATCTCGACGCCGTGCGGGAAGCCCGGGAACGTATGGCGCACCGACGTAGCGCAAGGGGGGCCAGTGGCCGCTAA
- a CDS encoding replication protein RepA, whose protein sequence is MGDHTLTRDDSGNPGEIEQTEQAVGYISRWFVQALFPYRKTDELVRQIQSGRDRVTVMSANGLPYGKYPRLIMAAIITTAVQRAGQVELGLMTPEEARRIPLGRSLDGFLATIGIASRGTGGARGNRTLIREQMRRLTSSIITVQKIYETRDQGATAPVAKRWDLWFDPAHPEQETITESYIELTEEFWEQINRAPIPIDLDILKALGRPRAMDLYVWISLKKYWLNKRPEKTFTFAWGDLTDQFSPKELKTTDDRMNFRKELRKALSDVAKLWPDVGVEATADGLLVHEGQPSVKIRTARQLEQ, encoded by the coding sequence ATGGGTGATCATACCCTGACCCGGGACGACTCTGGCAACCCCGGAGAAATTGAGCAGACTGAGCAGGCCGTGGGCTACATCAGCCGCTGGTTCGTCCAAGCGCTCTTCCCCTATAGGAAGACTGACGAACTCGTCCGTCAGATCCAAAGCGGCCGCGACAGGGTCACCGTTATGTCCGCCAACGGACTACCCTACGGAAAATATCCGCGTCTCATTATGGCCGCCATCATCACCACCGCAGTACAGCGGGCGGGCCAGGTCGAGCTCGGCCTGATGACCCCGGAAGAGGCCCGCCGCATTCCGCTCGGCCGATCGCTGGATGGATTCCTCGCCACGATTGGGATCGCGAGCCGGGGGACTGGGGGAGCACGTGGAAACCGGACGCTGATCCGGGAGCAGATGCGCCGGCTAACGAGCTCGATCATCACAGTGCAGAAGATCTACGAGACTCGAGACCAAGGCGCGACCGCTCCTGTAGCCAAGCGTTGGGACCTGTGGTTCGATCCCGCACACCCAGAACAAGAGACTATTACTGAGTCCTACATCGAGCTCACCGAAGAATTCTGGGAGCAAATCAACCGCGCTCCCATCCCGATTGACCTCGACATCCTCAAAGCACTCGGCAGACCGAGGGCGATGGACCTCTATGTTTGGATCTCGCTCAAGAAATACTGGCTGAACAAACGACCAGAAAAGACGTTCACCTTCGCATGGGGAGACCTGACTGATCAGTTCTCCCCGAAGGAGTTGAAGACGACGGATGACCGAATGAACTTCCGCAAGGAACTCCGGAAGGCGCTCTCCGACGTCGCGAAGCTGTGGCCCGACGTCGGAGTGGAAGCTACCGCCGACGGGCTCCTGGTCCACGAGGGTCAGCCTTCCGTGAAGATCCGGACAGCCCGACAGCTGGAACAGTAG
- a CDS encoding IS3 family transposase (programmed frameshift), giving the protein MPKNTYTDEFKADAVRLYEDTKGASFSSIAVDLGISRATLKNWVYAARRARGVQPSRTAEDPTDELLRLRKEVQHLRSETQKLSTERDILRKAAKYFAGRDDLVIRFQFVDDYATTYSVKRLCHVLNLNRSSFYKWRDGKPARRQRQHADEVLVAQMRDYHEEFDATIGVRRMTAEINDTAPTPVNHKRIERLMCQHQIVGVSLRKKKRTTIPDQDARVFDDLVGRDFTAEDCNQLYIGDITYLPCGKGEFMYLATVIDVCSRRLVGYSLADHMRTSLVQDAIEDAARTRGSLDGAIFHSDHGSVYTSSAFQTTCRRLGIRQSMGRIGSSADNAMAESFNASLKRETLQGSGGWASPVQCRREVFRWITRYNTRRRHSGISYLSPRAFEHRATAVTVAPAA; this is encoded by the exons ATGCCGAAGAACACCTACACCGATGAGTTCAAAGCCGACGCGGTCCGGCTCTACGAGGACACCAAGGGCGCTTCTTTTTCCTCAATCGCCGTGGACCTCGGCATCAGCCGGGCGACGTTGAAGAACTGGGTCTACGCCGCCCGCAGGGCCCGCGGCGTCCAGCCCAGCCGCACCGCCGAGGACCCCACCGACGAGCTGCTGCGCCTGCGCAAAGAAGTCCAGCACCTGCGCTCGGAGACCCAGAAGCTTTCCACCGAGCGCGATATCCTGCGCAAGGCCGCGAAGTATTTCGCGG GGAGAGACGACCTGGTGATCCGCTTCCAGTTCGTTGACGACTACGCCACCACCTACTCGGTGAAGCGGTTGTGTCATGTCCTTAATCTGAACCGGTCAAGCTTTTACAAGTGGCGGGACGGCAAGCCTGCCCGCAGGCAGCGCCAGCACGCCGATGAGGTGCTGGTGGCCCAGATGCGGGACTACCACGAGGAGTTCGACGCCACGATCGGAGTGCGCCGCATGACCGCCGAAATCAACGACACCGCGCCCACGCCGGTCAACCACAAACGCATCGAACGTCTCATGTGCCAGCACCAGATCGTCGGGGTGAGCCTGCGCAAGAAGAAGCGCACCACCATCCCGGACCAGGACGCGAGGGTCTTCGACGACCTCGTCGGCCGAGACTTCACCGCCGAGGACTGCAACCAGCTCTATATCGGCGACATCACCTACTTGCCCTGCGGGAAAGGAGAATTCATGTACCTGGCCACGGTCATCGACGTCTGTTCCAGGCGTCTGGTCGGCTACTCGCTTGCGGACCACATGCGTACCAGTCTCGTCCAGGACGCGATTGAGGACGCGGCACGCACGAGAGGCTCCCTGGACGGGGCAATATTTCACTCGGACCACGGCAGCGTCTATACCTCCTCAGCGTTCCAGACCACGTGCCGGAGGCTGGGGATCCGCCAGTCGATGGGCCGGATCGGATCGAGTGCGGATAACGCGATGGCTGAGTCGTTCAACGCCTCGCTGAAGCGGGAGACGCTGCAAGGTTCTGGTGGTTGGGCGTCGCCGGTTCAGTGTCGACGGGAGGTGTTCCGGTGGATCACGAGGTACAACACACGTCGTCGGCACTCCGGGATCAGTTACTTATCGCCGAGAGCTTTCGAACACCGCGCCACGGCTGTTACCGTGGCACCCGCTGCTTGA
- a CDS encoding aspartyl/asparaginyl beta-hydroxylase domain-containing protein, which translates to MRSHILARIDLDQKRLDDDLAYPAAVPRVEEEYDEFSSGYWKNLSLANSSGQADDTAYVDIDGSALTTEHGKNTPYLSELVNTVFDRDRVKMVRARNLIDAMVVSHRDFVDLGEDNDRYFRTFMVLEDNPQAFHSDSDTVIRMRPGELWYLDAAAVHSAVNFSSQSRQSLCVDFIFDGQRDEASIFRDLSSYQPDLSPEIRERAAFTSDLEQRLLRLSEVVNRRNFKDVLFLLSKIHFDYNVPGERTYDWLLDICRTAGDDQLIAKAEMVRDYMINVRALGERFSINDWVSVAA; encoded by the coding sequence ATGCGTTCCCACATTCTTGCCCGCATTGACCTCGACCAGAAACGACTCGATGACGATCTCGCCTACCCCGCCGCCGTTCCACGCGTCGAAGAAGAATACGACGAGTTCTCGTCCGGCTATTGGAAGAACCTCTCCCTGGCCAATAGCAGTGGACAAGCAGACGACACCGCCTATGTCGACATCGACGGATCAGCCTTGACCACCGAGCACGGAAAGAACACCCCCTACCTGTCCGAACTGGTGAACACCGTCTTCGACCGCGATCGAGTCAAGATGGTCAGGGCGCGGAACCTGATTGACGCGATGGTTGTGTCTCACCGTGACTTCGTCGATCTGGGCGAGGACAACGACCGGTACTTCCGCACGTTCATGGTCCTCGAGGATAACCCCCAGGCGTTCCACTCTGACAGCGACACTGTGATCCGCATGCGTCCTGGTGAGCTGTGGTACCTCGATGCGGCGGCTGTCCACTCAGCAGTGAACTTCTCCAGCCAGTCCCGTCAATCTCTCTGTGTGGACTTCATCTTCGATGGGCAACGCGACGAAGCCAGCATCTTTCGGGACTTAAGCAGTTACCAACCGGATCTGAGCCCGGAAATCCGCGAACGAGCAGCGTTCACATCAGACCTTGAACAGCGGCTGCTCCGGTTGTCGGAGGTGGTCAACCGCCGCAACTTCAAGGATGTCCTGTTCCTGTTGTCGAAGATCCACTTCGACTACAACGTCCCGGGTGAGCGCACCTATGACTGGCTGCTGGATATCTGCCGGACCGCCGGCGACGACCAGCTCATCGCCAAAGCAGAAATGGTCCGTGACTATATGATCAACGTTCGTGCTCTCGGAGAGCGATTCTCTATCAATGATTGGGTAAGCGTCGCTGCCTGA
- a CDS encoding LysR family transcriptional regulator, with product MTINIRHLRALLAIDDTGSMTAAAESLGLTQPSITRIIAELEEHMNLALVTRRKRGTTLTTAGQHLLTGSREAVDAFDTVLSTTGEPKPLRIAYAWSALIPAMERILRSWREDKNHCPVELVRTRSPIASLTAHSCELALVRDWQPQPGFEGLDIAEEPRAVAVASTHPLAGADTIQLKDLEKFGLVTNSYGGTTPIDLWGHPRTHVLDKKTDDIEDWLTIIATDPLVFGMTPVSTAAMYHHPAVSYVPITDAPSVVSTLVWVPDNPSTRQFIVSIRSWKEK from the coding sequence ATGACGATCAATATCCGCCATCTACGGGCTCTGCTTGCTATTGATGACACGGGGAGTATGACGGCGGCGGCGGAGAGCCTCGGATTGACCCAGCCGTCCATCACTCGCATCATTGCCGAGCTGGAGGAACACATGAATCTAGCTCTGGTCACGAGGAGAAAGCGCGGCACTACGCTCACTACTGCCGGGCAGCACCTGCTTACGGGGTCACGCGAGGCCGTTGATGCATTCGACACCGTGCTGTCGACGACGGGTGAGCCAAAGCCATTGCGCATCGCATATGCGTGGTCGGCGCTGATACCAGCCATGGAGCGGATCCTCCGATCCTGGAGAGAAGATAAAAATCATTGCCCCGTAGAGCTGGTGCGCACGCGTAGCCCCATAGCCTCGTTGACGGCGCACTCGTGTGAACTGGCGCTGGTACGGGACTGGCAACCTCAACCCGGCTTCGAGGGCCTCGACATCGCTGAGGAACCTCGCGCGGTGGCGGTCGCTTCCACCCATCCTTTAGCTGGCGCAGACACAATCCAGTTGAAGGACCTGGAGAAGTTCGGGCTAGTCACCAACTCCTACGGCGGAACCACCCCAATTGATTTGTGGGGGCATCCCCGCACTCACGTATTGGACAAAAAGACCGACGACATCGAAGATTGGCTAACTATCATCGCCACCGATCCCCTGGTCTTCGGCATGACACCTGTATCGACCGCGGCGATGTATCACCACCCGGCAGTGTCTTACGTACCGATAACCGATGCTCCTTCCGTGGTCTCCACACTGGTGTGGGTACCGGATAACCCATCGACTAGACAGTTCATCGTCAGCATCCGCTCTTGGAAAGAGAAGTGA
- a CDS encoding hemolysin family protein, with product MTAAVLTLLLGLAVIGLIIVANGYFVAQEFAYMSVDRTQLRARADTGDKKAVRALAITNRTSFMLSGAQLGITVTGLLVGFVAEPLVGESLGVLLGGAGVPMAVSVGVGTVLALAISTIVQMIFGELFPKNYTIAAPMKSSLALARSTSIYLTAFGWLITFFDVSSNAFLRLLRIEPVEDVDSSATAEDLEHIVNTSRNSGALDDSTFLVLDRLLDFPGQAVGHAMIPRSRADVIAPETTVGEARELMTTAHTRYPVIDDEHVPVGVVHLIDVLGTELPDTAPVTGLMREAVVIPELMVLPDVVDELQKRTEKLACVIDEYGGFIGIITLEDLAEEILGDVTDEHDLSQSEEITTVRQDEWLVDGDTPIDEVERAIGHDLPEGDFETISGLVLAHAGGLVDIGEVHDIELDAEPEDFVEVDEAPVRILRIRIQEVEHNVPGSVYLKLIENYPSQGGGTDSAHPTDHHTEEGR from the coding sequence ATGACCGCAGCTGTTCTCACGTTGCTGCTCGGGTTGGCCGTCATCGGTCTGATCATCGTTGCCAACGGCTATTTCGTGGCCCAGGAGTTCGCTTATATGTCGGTGGACCGCACGCAGTTGCGGGCCCGTGCGGATACCGGGGATAAAAAAGCCGTCCGGGCGTTGGCGATCACCAACCGCACCTCCTTCATGCTCTCAGGCGCGCAGCTCGGTATTACTGTCACTGGTCTGTTGGTCGGTTTCGTGGCTGAGCCGCTCGTCGGGGAGTCCCTCGGTGTGCTGCTGGGCGGGGCGGGGGTACCGATGGCTGTGTCGGTCGGTGTAGGCACCGTTCTGGCGCTGGCCATCTCCACCATCGTTCAGATGATTTTCGGTGAGTTGTTCCCGAAGAACTACACGATTGCCGCGCCGATGAAGTCCTCACTCGCGTTGGCCCGATCGACCTCTATCTACCTGACGGCTTTCGGCTGGTTGATCACGTTCTTCGACGTCTCCTCCAATGCTTTTCTGCGGCTGTTGCGCATTGAGCCGGTAGAGGATGTTGATTCCTCTGCCACTGCCGAGGATCTCGAGCACATCGTCAACACCTCACGCAATAGTGGGGCTCTCGACGACAGCACCTTCCTGGTTCTCGATCGGCTGCTGGATTTTCCTGGCCAGGCTGTTGGGCACGCGATGATTCCGCGTTCCCGTGCCGACGTCATCGCCCCGGAGACCACTGTCGGTGAGGCCCGTGAGCTGATGACAACCGCCCACACCCGCTATCCTGTCATCGATGATGAGCATGTTCCGGTCGGTGTCGTCCACCTGATCGACGTGCTCGGTACTGAGCTTCCCGACACTGCCCCAGTCACCGGGCTGATGCGCGAGGCCGTGGTGATCCCTGAACTCATGGTCCTGCCCGACGTGGTGGACGAGCTACAGAAGCGGACGGAAAAGCTCGCCTGTGTCATCGACGAGTACGGCGGTTTCATCGGCATCATCACCCTTGAGGACCTGGCCGAGGAGATCCTCGGGGATGTCACCGACGAACACGACCTATCCCAGTCTGAGGAGATCACGACCGTCCGGCAGGACGAGTGGCTGGTCGACGGCGACACCCCGATCGATGAGGTGGAACGCGCGATCGGCCACGACCTGCCCGAGGGTGATTTCGAGACGATCTCCGGGCTGGTGCTTGCCCATGCCGGTGGGCTCGTAGACATCGGCGAGGTCCACGACATTGAGCTGGACGCCGAGCCCGAGGACTTCGTCGAGGTTGATGAGGCACCGGTGCGTATTCTGCGCATTCGCATTCAGGAGGTCGAGCACAACGTACCGGGCAGCGTGTATTTGAAGCTCATCGAGAACTATCCGTCACAAGGCGGTGGGACTGACTCCGCCCATCCGACAGACCACCACACCGAGGAGGGGCGCTAA